The genomic stretch TGTGCCCTAACGCCGTCTTTAGGGGGACTGGTAGTATTGCGCTTCCTGCAGGGATGTGCTGCCTCGTGCTCTCTCAACAACGCCGGAGGAACGATTTCCGACCTTGTGCCCATCCACCGAAGAGGCTTCGCTATGTCGATGTATTCGGTGGGTTTTCTGCTTGGTCCAGCCGTGGGCCCTGTTGCTGGTAGCTTTCTGGCTGCCGCAAAGGGATGGCGATGGGTATTCTGGTTGTTACTTATTCTGGTGGGTGATATTCTTTACCTCCTTGGCTGGCGTATGAGTCTTCAATTGTTGATGCATTGTTATAGAATGGCACTATGGGGGTGATTTGCGCCCTGGCATACACAGAGACATATGCCCCCGTCATCCTGGAATGGAAGGTCAAGAAACTCCGTAAAAAGACTGGGAACCAGGCCTTGTACGCAAAAGATCAACGCCAGCTGCCAGTGCGCACCGTTCTAAAGCGAGCAATCACTCGTCCTGTTAAGATGTTCTTATTCTGTCCGGTCGTCACCGGCTTGGCTGTGTACAATGCCGTCGTGTACGGCTTCACatatctcctcttctcaaccttctctGTCGTTTTCGAAGATCAGTATCATTTCGACCAGGGGAGGCTCGGCCTAGTTTATCTTGGTCTCGCAATCGGTTTCTTGGTATCCCTGAGTATCGCCAGTATGGTCAACGATCGGACACACGCGCGCCTAAGTAGGAAACACGGAGCACCGAAGCCAGAGTATGTTTCATAAGATTGATACTTATCCATTGGATTTCTGCTAATTAGGATGGTTCCAAAGATTTCGCTTGGAGTCCTTGATATACGGAGCCATTGCTATTCCCATCGGATTCTTCATCTATGGATGGACAGCTCAATATTATGTCGACAGTGCTGTTCCTATTGTTGCGACGGGTATTGTTGGTTTTGGAGTGATGTTCACTTTTGTAAGTAGTACTCTCCAAACAGTTGCTCTGGGCTAATccatatttctttcttccgcAAGATACCATTCAATGTATACATGATCGACGCCTACACGAAGTATGCGGCGAATGCCATCGCTGCCGGCAACATTTTACGAAGTCTTTCTGCTGCGCTCCTACCACTTGTTGGTGTACCGTTATATAATAGACTGGGGTATGGATGGGGAAACTCCCTCCTGGCATTTGTCTCCTTGGGGCTGGGAGCCATGTCTCTGCTTTTCCGCAAGTACGGTGAAGAGTGGCGGAGGAAGTTCTCGGTTCGGCTCGATTGAGTACTCAGGCAGCTTAGTAGACAGAACGAACGGTTGGGTTTAGCGTGATGTAATAATTAGAGATTAATTTAGATCTAGAATAATGAACCACGTCATGCTATGGTTATTATAGTGTCTCGATGCTTCATGATATAGTGCTTGCCCTATCCTAGGGTTTCACGTGAACTGTCAGGTAGGCAGGTTGTATGGATTCACATAAACATCTAAATGCATAAAATACCTCTCTATTCCCCATTCCCACTCAAACCAATCTATCTAACCAATCTACAACCTCCTAACAACAAACCTCATCTCCTTAGTCTCATCCCCCACCCACCCCCTCCGACTATCATCCCACCCCTCCGACCGATACTCCATCAACTCAGCATCCACCCGCCAATCCCCCTCCGGCGCACCCTCCCACAACAACCTCATCGTCTCCCGACTATGCCGAAAAACATCCCAACCAAGCGTCTTCATGCGAAACGCCCCACCCCGCTCCGCCCCCAGATTCCTCCCAAACACAATCGACCCCGGCCGTCTCCTcaacaactccaccaaccGCGCCACCACAAGCGCCTGCTTCTCGATATCAAACAGATGCAGAAACGCCCCGACGTAGATGATATCGATCTTACCATGCCACTCAGAGAGAAATTCCTCGTCGAACACGCTAGCCGCGTAGAACCGCGCCTTAAGCGTGTCTTTATCCCGGAAGAGCTCGTAGCCCAGGTCCATGAACCGGCCTTCTGTATCCGCGCCGATGATGTTCTCGGATGGTACGCCGTCGTGCACGAGTTTGCGGATGTCTTGTCCGAAGCAGCAGCCTAGGTCTAGGAAGGTTTGGCCGGCGCGAAGCCGTTGAATTACCTCTGGGTAGATTGGGGAGAGGTTTGCGCCGAAGTCGAGGAAGCGGAAGACTCCAATGCAGGGGTATGGGAGACTGGGGGAGTTATTAGACGGGGTTTCAACTGTTTGGGTTAGTGGGGTAGGGAGCAGAAACGTACACGTCCCATGCTTTGTTACGGACTCGGTAGATGTgttcgaggatgttgtctTCGGGGATATGCGAGTAGTCTCGGAAGATTTGGCGGGCGGTTTCTGGTAGTCGGGGTAGTGTGGGCTGGTACCAGGATGGTTCGTAGCGGTCTATGGTTTGTGTTGGGTTGGTTGAGGGTGGTAGATTTTGAGGTAGGGTTTGGATAGACATGCTGTTTGCTTTGATGTGTGATTGTCTATGAGGGTGTAAGAGTTTCGTATGTTTGTTAACTCATGTACAAGATGCCGCTGCTATTTCTGCACGGAGGTACCTCTACCACATTGGTATCCTCCGGAATGGACCTTTTATGGTAAACGCCTGCATCGGCTGGATTTCCCTCATTGGAAGCCCTTCGGAGTCAATATTACGATATGGAGATATCATACCTCGATTAGGAAAGctaagagaaagagaactCCAAACTCCTTTTGCCCTACGACCTTAAATCCCTCTAGAAAATGCAAATTTTCGTCATGAATCATTATATTTTGTTGTTCGTATGTTATTTAGCACGGTACGACGACCTCCGCATATCAGTCCTTCCCACCAAAGTACTCCGTGATCAAACGGAAAAGCTTCTTAAAACTCGCCGTCGCCTCGCGTACATAATCTAGATTAAGTTGGTTCAAGCAAGCCGGTGAACGATTCAAGCTTTTGGCACTAGGCTCATTCAAAGACACGAACATATTCTGCGCGAGGACGCTCACCGAGTCCAACAGCGTATCAGCCTGTCGGACAAGATCCAAGACAAGCATACGTTTCAACGAAGCGTCATCATTGAGCGAGACGCAGTAATTGCCAATTCCGACCTTCGCAGTACCATCGAAACCGGACTTGGCAATGTAGTCAAAGCACACGGCTGTCTGCTCAAATACGCTCATAATGCAGACGAGGTCTACGGGGCCCACGTAACAGCCGCAGCGGGTCGACTCTTGACAGCTCCTAATTACGTCGCCGGTCACTTTGAACATCTTGTCTAGTTGCGGTTTGGGCTTCTCTTGTATTGCGCACTCGATTTTGGGGACGTGGTGCATCATGTTTGCTCGGCATTGGCAGTTCCGTGACTGATGCTGGCTGCGCGGTGATATGACGGGGGGATCAGATAGTGGTGCTGAGCCTCTACTGACTGTCCGAGGGATTGGTTCTGGGGGGTGCGGGAAAAAGTTGTTGAAGTCGCTTTGGCTTGGGTTCTGAGAGGGCTGGGAAGATCCTGTTACTAATCGTGGCCTGAGAATTGACGTGGTGGGCAGGCTTACCTCAGGGCCGATGTCTGCTTCTGGGAAAACCCAGTCAAACTGCTCGAGTCCCTGGTTGAATGTTTCCTCGCGCCAGTGCTCTAGAGCATTGTCTGTCGGTACGGACTGAACAGCGCTTGCGCTGCAGCTGGGTAGGGGAAAGATATCATCTGGTAAGCTGACCGGTATCGGATCTGGCGTCGTTTGGCTCGGCAGCATCTGTATACTAGGTGTACAGGACGACTGGCTATTTGGCGGAGAAGTCAGAGTCACTGTTTCGGCTCCAAGATTGCCACTCGCATTTATATCCTGCGTATTCGGTGACGGAGTGTATGTGCAATGAAGGCCGCGGCTGGTGCATCGCTCACAGCTTCGCTGTCCGTTACACTTTACCTTGGCCGCGCGACATGCCTCACATGCCGTCATGGGACGACGAATGAGCGGTTTTGAAGCCTGTGTCTCGGGCGATTGCCAGTTCAGTACGAGAGTACCGGGAATCTGCTTCCTTCGGGAGGTAGGCAAAATACCACCGGCGGACTGTGGTGGCGACATAGCAATCAAATATCTGGATGACGAGAGCAGTCAGTAAGTGTTAATTCGATGTCTCCAGAATTCTCCCCCGTTGTTATGGGCCTGTACAAACTGTACAAGGTAGGTCTTTAAAGGCTGGGAGGTAAGATTGAATGATAAGCACAGGCCTTTGTGGTTAACGTGGGTGGATAATCTAATTTAATTGCGGTTCGCGGCCCGCCgcccctccccctcttgGCGTAGATCAGGCTATGGAAGGGGTAAATTgaaggatgacgatgagattTCTATACCCAAATCGGGGTAGCGCTGGATCTAATAAGATTGGTCGAGCTGTGCCAGATGAGAAGTGATTGCACAGATTAATAGGGGTACTGCCTATCGGGATAGTGAAACAGTACAGTCATGACCACTTGATTATTCTAGAAGGCTTGTCGAGACGACAAAGCCTATCTCTATTCTAATTGATCGATATTAACTTTCTGATTAGATTCCACCACATGAGCCGGTCAGGTTTTTAATTAAGCTAATAACAAGGTACCATGGTGCAGTATGTTTCTAGGTAGAGCAATTCTAACCGATTGTTCCAGGTCTCCTAGGGCTTACCATGGTCACGACTCAGCTCGACCAGATTAAGAAGCTAAGGTTCATCATACACTGCTGATAGTTCTAAAGGCTCATTCTAAAGACTTGAAGCCAATTCAGGTAGAATCG from Aspergillus oryzae RIB40 DNA, chromosome 1 encodes the following:
- a CDS encoding MFS transporter (synaptic vesicle transporter SVOP and related transporters (major facilitator superfamily)), giving the protein MTADEKEGNQKHDIEQKKSFPATESGNTHDPNEVDWDGPADPHNPRNWSAWRRGMLVGIITCVVFSTSIASSAVAPAVPQILREFNSNNAEIGTLVVTIELLGTGVGPILMGPMSEVVGRRIIYNCANVGFSAFTIGCALTPSLGGLVVLRFLQGCAASCSLNNAGGTISDLVPIHRRGFAMSMYSVGFLLGPAVGPVAGSFLAAAKGWRWVFWLLLILNGTMGVICALAYTETYAPVILEWKVKKLRKKTGNQALYAKDQRQLPVRTVLKRAITRPVKMFLFCPVVTGLAVYNAVVYGFTYLLFSTFSVVFEDQYHFDQGRLGLVYLGLAIGFLVSLSIASMVNDRTHARLSRKHGAPKPEFRLESLIYGAIAIPIGFFIYGWTAQYYVDSAVPIVATGIVGFGVMFTFIPFNVYMIDAYTKYAANAIAAGNILRSLSAALLPLVGVPLYNRLGYGWGNSLLAFVSLGLGAMSLLFRKYGEEWRRKFSVRLD
- a CDS encoding uncharacterized protein (predicted protein), giving the protein MSPPQSAGGILPTSRRKQIPGTLVLNWQSPETQASKPLIRRPMTACEACRAAKVKCNGQRSCERCTSRGLHCTYTPSPNTQDINASGNLGAETVTLTSPPNSQSSCTPSIQMLPSQTTPDPIPVSLPDDIFPLPSCSASAVQSVPTDNALEHWREETFNQGLEQFDWVFPEADIGPEVSLPTTSILRPRLVTGSSQPSQNPSQSDFNNFFPHPPEPIPRTVSRGSAPLSDPPVISPRSQHQSRNCQCRANMMHHVPKIECAIQEKPKPQLDKMFKVTGDVIRSCQESTRCGCYVGPVDLVCIMSVFEQTAVCFDYIAKSGFDGTAKVGIGNYCVSLNDDASLKRMLVLDLVRQADTLLDSVSVLAQNMFVSLNEPSAKSLNRSPACLNQLNLDYVREATASFKKLFRLITEYFEGFKVVGQKEFGVLFLLAFLIETATNHPGTSPHYPDYQKPPAKSSETTRISPKTTSSNTSTESVTKHGTFETPSNNSPSLPYPCIGVFRFLDFGANLSPIYPEVIQRLRAGQTFLDLGCCFGQDIRKLVHDGVPSENIIGADTEGRFMDLGYELFRDKDTLKARFYAASVFDEEFLSEWHGKIDIIYVGAFLHLFDIEKQALVVARLVELLRRRPGSIVFGRNLGAERGGAFRMKTLGWDVFRHSRETMRLLWEGAPEGDWRVDAELMEYRSEGWDDSRRGWVGDETKEMRFVVRRL